A single genomic interval of Saccharothrix saharensis harbors:
- a CDS encoding alpha/beta fold hydrolase, with product MSARTIAPRQADRGFATSDGTALHVVDTGPRDADVTTVLLHGWTLDHTSWDEVAAGLPGRVLRYDHRGHGGSAPAPPGTATIAQCADDLAELLAARVPTGRLVLAGHSMGGMTIMALAEQHPSLLDRVAGVVLVATSSGELAGSTLGLPGPFGRAFVAGEKAANRRIARLRRAELLKRTEVARPGLRWLLFGKRPSWRHVALTAAMVGRCHPVSMVGFRDSLDEHDRRKALAGLAGVPAVVLAGARDRLTPLRHARVLADELPHAELVIHPGAGHMLPLERADEVTAHITALL from the coding sequence ATGAGCGCCCGGACGATCGCACCCCGGCAGGCCGACCGGGGGTTCGCGACCTCCGACGGCACGGCGCTGCACGTCGTGGACACGGGGCCGCGTGACGCCGACGTGACCACCGTGCTGCTGCACGGCTGGACGTTGGACCACACGTCCTGGGACGAGGTGGCGGCCGGGCTGCCGGGGCGCGTGCTGCGGTACGACCACCGCGGTCACGGCGGCTCGGCCCCCGCGCCGCCCGGGACGGCCACGATCGCGCAGTGCGCGGACGACCTGGCCGAGCTGCTCGCGGCGCGGGTGCCGACCGGGCGGCTCGTGCTGGCCGGTCACTCGATGGGCGGCATGACGATCATGGCGTTGGCCGAGCAGCACCCCTCGCTGCTCGACCGCGTCGCCGGCGTCGTCCTGGTCGCCACCTCTTCGGGTGAACTGGCCGGGTCGACGCTGGGGCTGCCGGGGCCGTTCGGCCGGGCGTTCGTGGCGGGGGAGAAGGCGGCGAACCGGCGGATCGCCCGGTTGCGGCGGGCCGAGCTGCTCAAGCGCACCGAGGTGGCCCGGCCGGGGCTGCGGTGGCTGCTGTTCGGCAAGCGGCCGTCGTGGCGGCACGTCGCGCTGACGGCCGCGATGGTCGGCCGGTGCCACCCGGTGAGCATGGTCGGGTTCCGCGACTCGCTGGACGAGCACGACCGGCGCAAGGCGCTGGCCGGGCTGGCGGGCGTCCCGGCGGTCGTGCTGGCGGGCGCGCGGGACCGGCTGACACCCCTGCGCCACGCCCGCGTGCTGGCCGACGAGCTGCCGCACGCCGAGCTGGTGATCCACCCGGGCGCCGGCCACATGCTGCCCTTGGAACGGGCGGACGAGGTCACAGCACACATCACCGCGCTGCTGTGA
- a CDS encoding TIGR02569 family protein, which translates to MTTPEPPPSHVRAAFGARDAEPELIDGGPVWRCGDAAIRPAGKPAEATWVAKTLDVLDVEHLRVARPLRSTDGRYVVGGWAATKYLSGRAEPRHDEVVDVAVKLHRATADLPRPRFLDARTDLFATADRCAWDEEKADLDPDLGGRLFDGAAAHRKPVTLKPQVVHGDLFGTVLFAGDAAPAIIDFVAYWRPAPYGAAVVVVDALSWGGADHGLLQRWAHLDEWPQILLRATLFRLAVHALHPRSSRQSLAGLERTVALVVDLL; encoded by the coding sequence GTGACCACTCCGGAGCCACCGCCGTCGCACGTGCGCGCCGCGTTCGGCGCGCGCGACGCCGAGCCGGAGCTGATCGACGGCGGCCCGGTGTGGCGGTGCGGTGACGCGGCCATCCGGCCCGCGGGCAAGCCGGCCGAGGCCACCTGGGTCGCCAAGACCCTCGACGTGCTCGACGTCGAGCACCTGCGCGTCGCCCGGCCCCTGCGCTCCACCGACGGCCGGTACGTCGTCGGCGGGTGGGCGGCGACCAAGTACCTCTCCGGCCGGGCCGAGCCGAGGCACGACGAGGTCGTGGACGTGGCGGTCAAGCTCCACCGGGCGACCGCCGACCTGCCCAGGCCCCGCTTCCTGGACGCCCGCACCGACCTGTTCGCCACCGCCGACCGCTGCGCGTGGGACGAGGAGAAGGCCGACCTCGACCCGGACCTGGGCGGTCGGTTGTTCGACGGCGCCGCCGCCCACCGCAAGCCCGTCACGCTCAAGCCCCAGGTGGTCCACGGCGACCTGTTCGGCACGGTGCTGTTCGCGGGCGACGCGGCCCCGGCGATCATCGACTTCGTCGCCTACTGGCGGCCCGCGCCGTACGGGGCGGCGGTCGTCGTGGTGGACGCGCTGTCCTGGGGTGGCGCGGATCACGGCCTGCTCCAGCGCTGGGCGCACCTGGACGAGTGGCCGCAAATCCTCCTGCGAGCCACCCTGTTCCGGCTCGCTGTCCACGCCCTGCACCCCCGTTCGAGCAGACAATCTCTCGCGGGACTGGAGCGGACGGTGGCGCTCGTCGTCGACCTGCTGTGA
- a CDS encoding DUF3152 domain-containing protein: MNRTSQGARDTPPSADDRPSLSEDRYRRGTRRTGAEPLAASWEPTGRRRRKRRRGVKGLVAGYGWRIYAIPVLLVLTALVVLDTAAPSTGAGGDPGTGQPAIAQSTTTSAGPPEATEKPPADIDLKNFPTAQLPDGPKFSEQGAGTFAVIPGTTPQVGSGGKLYRYQIAVEDGVEPADYNGDRDAFARTVDGILADPRSWIGTGQASMQRVEGEPVDFVVSLTTTGTTHALCGFQIQFESSCWHSGTKRVVINAARWVRGAKVYGNDISAYRTYAINHEVGHVLRNPHEGCKENGKAAPVMMQQSFGVANDYVAQLNSVDSSNRYAVEANGLVCTPNPFPVAPQ, encoded by the coding sequence GTGAACCGGACGTCGCAGGGCGCGCGTGACACGCCGCCGTCCGCCGATGACCGGCCGTCGCTGTCCGAAGACCGCTACCGCCGCGGCACGCGCCGCACCGGCGCCGAGCCGCTGGCCGCGTCCTGGGAACCGACCGGTCGGCGGCGGCGCAAGCGCCGTCGGGGCGTGAAGGGCCTGGTCGCGGGCTACGGCTGGCGGATCTACGCCATCCCCGTCCTGCTCGTGCTCACGGCCCTGGTCGTGCTGGACACGGCCGCGCCGTCGACCGGCGCGGGCGGCGACCCGGGCACCGGTCAGCCGGCCATCGCGCAGTCGACGACGACCTCCGCCGGGCCGCCCGAGGCGACCGAGAAGCCGCCGGCCGACATCGACCTGAAGAACTTCCCGACCGCGCAGCTCCCGGACGGGCCGAAGTTCTCCGAGCAGGGCGCGGGCACGTTCGCCGTGATCCCGGGCACCACCCCGCAGGTCGGCAGCGGCGGCAAGCTGTACCGCTACCAGATCGCCGTCGAGGACGGCGTCGAGCCGGCGGACTACAACGGCGACCGGGACGCGTTCGCCCGCACGGTCGACGGCATCCTGGCCGACCCGCGCAGCTGGATCGGCACGGGCCAGGCGTCCATGCAGCGCGTCGAGGGCGAACCGGTCGACTTCGTCGTGAGCTTGACCACCACCGGCACCACGCACGCCCTGTGCGGCTTCCAGATCCAGTTCGAGTCGTCGTGCTGGCACTCGGGGACCAAGCGGGTCGTCATCAACGCCGCCCGGTGGGTGCGCGGCGCGAAGGTCTACGGCAACGACATCAGCGCCTACCGGACCTACGCGATCAACCACGAGGTCGGTCACGTGCTGCGCAACCCGCACGAGGGCTGCAAGGAGAACGGCAAGGCCGCGCCGGTGATGATGCAGCAGTCGTTCGGGGTGGCCAACGACTACGTCGCCCAGCTGAACTCGGTCGACTCCTCCAACCGCTACGCCGTGGAGGCGAACGGCCTGGTCTGCACGCCCAACCCGTTCCCGGTCGCACCGCAGTAA
- a CDS encoding TetR/AcrR family transcriptional regulator has product MTETAQTAVGHHGGAAGRGVRLPRTARRAQLLAAAQDVFVTNGYHAAAMDEIAERAGVSKPVLYQHFPGKLELYMALLESHVDELVNRVRGALASTTDNKQRVKAAVAAFYDFVDGEGQAFRMVFESDLRGEPAVARAVERATTDSVEAITDTITADAGLDEHRARLLAVGLVGLSQVTARAWLADDRKLAKEDAIALISNLAWRGIGGGFPLQH; this is encoded by the coding sequence ATGACGGAGACGGCCCAGACTGCGGTCGGGCACCACGGCGGCGCGGCGGGGCGGGGTGTACGGCTCCCACGGACCGCCCGGCGTGCCCAGTTGCTGGCCGCGGCGCAGGACGTGTTCGTGACCAACGGCTACCACGCCGCCGCGATGGACGAGATCGCCGAGCGCGCGGGGGTCAGCAAACCGGTCCTCTACCAGCACTTCCCCGGCAAGCTCGAGCTGTACATGGCGCTGCTGGAGTCCCACGTGGACGAGCTGGTGAACCGCGTGCGCGGCGCGCTGGCGTCCACGACGGACAACAAGCAGCGGGTGAAGGCCGCGGTGGCCGCGTTCTACGACTTCGTGGACGGCGAGGGCCAGGCGTTCCGGATGGTGTTCGAGTCGGACCTGCGCGGTGAGCCGGCGGTGGCGCGCGCCGTGGAGCGGGCGACGACCGACAGCGTGGAGGCCATCACCGACACGATCACCGCCGACGCGGGCCTGGACGAGCACCGGGCCCGGCTGCTCGCCGTCGGCCTGGTGGGGTTGTCGCAGGTGACGGCCCGTGCGTGGCTGGCGGACGACCGGAAGCTCGCCAAGGAGGACGCGATCGCCCTGATCTCGAACCTGGCCTGGCGCGGCATCGGCGGCGGCTTCCCGCTCCAGCACTGA
- the moeZ gene encoding adenylyltransferase/sulfurtransferase MoeZ, whose product MALPPLVEPAAELTKEEVARYSRHLIIPDVGVDGQKRLKNAKVLVVGAGGLGSPALLYLAAAGVGTLGVIDFDIVDESNLQRQVIHGQSDIGKPKAESARDSVAEINPFVKVVLHQTHLNSENALDIFRDYDLILDGTDNFATRYLVNDAAVLLGKPYVWGSIFRFEGQVSVFWEDAPNGQGLNYRDLYPEPPPPGMVPSCAEGGVLGVLCASIGSIMVTEAIKLLTGIGDPLLGRLMVYDALEMSYRTIKIRKDPESPKITELIDYEAFCGVVSDDAQQAAAGNTITPLELKQKQDSGEDFLLVDVREPHEYEIVKIPGSVLIPKDRILSGEAFAELPQDKQVVLHCKSGARSAEALAVLHQAGFKDAVHVGGGVLAWAREVDPSLPTY is encoded by the coding sequence ATGGCGCTTCCGCCGCTCGTGGAGCCCGCAGCGGAGCTGACCAAGGAAGAAGTAGCGCGCTACAGCCGCCACCTGATCATCCCGGATGTCGGGGTCGACGGGCAGAAGCGGCTGAAGAACGCGAAGGTCCTGGTCGTCGGAGCCGGCGGGCTGGGCAGCCCGGCCCTGCTCTACCTGGCGGCGGCGGGCGTCGGCACGCTGGGCGTGATCGACTTCGACATCGTCGACGAGTCGAACCTCCAGCGGCAGGTCATCCACGGCCAGTCCGACATCGGCAAGCCGAAGGCGGAGTCGGCGCGGGACTCGGTGGCCGAGATCAACCCGTTCGTGAAGGTGGTGCTGCACCAGACCCACCTGAACTCGGAGAACGCGCTCGACATCTTCCGCGACTACGACCTGATCCTGGACGGCACGGACAACTTCGCCACCCGGTACCTGGTCAACGACGCGGCCGTGCTGCTGGGCAAGCCGTACGTGTGGGGTTCGATCTTCCGGTTCGAGGGCCAGGTCAGCGTCTTCTGGGAGGACGCGCCGAACGGCCAGGGCCTGAACTACCGCGACCTCTACCCCGAGCCGCCGCCGCCCGGCATGGTGCCGTCGTGCGCCGAGGGCGGGGTGCTGGGCGTGCTGTGCGCGTCGATCGGCTCGATCATGGTGACCGAGGCGATCAAGCTGCTGACCGGCATCGGCGACCCGCTGCTCGGCCGGCTCATGGTCTACGACGCCCTGGAGATGTCCTACCGGACCATCAAGATCCGCAAGGACCCGGAGAGCCCGAAGATCACCGAGCTGATCGACTACGAGGCGTTCTGCGGCGTGGTGTCCGACGACGCCCAGCAGGCCGCGGCGGGCAACACGATCACGCCGCTGGAGCTGAAGCAGAAGCAGGACAGCGGCGAGGACTTCCTGCTGGTGGACGTCCGCGAGCCGCACGAGTACGAGATCGTGAAGATCCCGGGCTCGGTGCTGATCCCGAAGGACCGGATCCTGTCCGGCGAGGCGTTCGCCGAGCTGCCGCAGGACAAGCAGGTCGTCCTGCACTGCAAGTCGGGCGCCCGCTCGGCCGAGGCGCTGGCCGTGCTGCACCAGGCCGGCTTCAAGGACGCCGTGCACGTGGGCGGCGGCGTGCTCGCCTGGGCCCGCGAGGTCGACCCCTCGTTGCCGACCTACTGA
- a CDS encoding FAD-dependent oxidoreductase produces the protein MRNVVIVGYGMAGARLADEIRRRDPKAERVSVTVLGDEAHHAYNRVLLSSVVAGSLTPEAVRLHDTDWAAEHHVDLRLGGGVTKIDRTRRVVHVGDTEVPYDSLVLATGARSWVPPTPGLLDGNGELAPGAVAFRSLDDCARIVAKASPGTPVAVLGGGLLGLEAARGLAGRGCLVTVVHPVGHLMERQLDAGAGRVLATTLQGLGIEFRLGALATGYTPGEGLELNDGTHVPADLVVVSAGVRAETSLADEAGLDVDRGILVDDALRTSDPRVHAIGDCAQHVGTVSGLVQPAWEQAAVLADRLTGVAPAARYAGTTVVTRLKARDVDLAALGDVHVDVDSADDEVLCFQDPARGRYAKLVLRDDRVTGAIVLGAPDAAAAITQLYDRGLPAPTDRLALLLGRALPAENVASPADLPAAAVVCRCNTVSKGQLVGAWRAGATTLSSIAEVTRAGTGCGGCKDAVCGIVDWLAASQPQSA, from the coding sequence ATGAGGAACGTTGTCATCGTGGGCTACGGCATGGCCGGCGCCCGGCTGGCCGACGAGATCCGCCGCCGCGACCCGAAGGCGGAGCGGGTGTCGGTGACGGTGCTGGGCGACGAGGCGCACCACGCCTACAACCGGGTGCTGTTGTCCAGCGTGGTGGCGGGGTCGCTCACGCCCGAGGCGGTGCGGCTGCACGACACCGACTGGGCCGCCGAGCACCACGTCGACCTGCGGCTGGGCGGCGGGGTCACCAAGATCGACCGGACCCGCCGGGTGGTGCACGTCGGCGACACCGAGGTTCCCTACGACTCGTTGGTGCTGGCCACGGGCGCGCGCTCGTGGGTGCCGCCGACGCCCGGCCTGCTCGACGGCAACGGCGAGCTGGCGCCCGGCGCGGTGGCGTTCCGCTCCCTGGACGACTGCGCCCGGATCGTGGCGAAGGCCTCGCCGGGCACGCCGGTCGCGGTGCTCGGCGGCGGGCTGCTCGGCCTGGAGGCCGCGCGCGGCCTGGCCGGCCGGGGCTGCCTGGTCACCGTGGTGCACCCGGTCGGGCACCTGATGGAACGGCAGCTCGACGCGGGCGCGGGCCGGGTGCTCGCGACCACGTTGCAGGGCCTGGGCATCGAGTTCCGGCTCGGCGCGCTGGCCACGGGGTACACGCCCGGCGAGGGCCTGGAGCTGAACGACGGCACGCACGTCCCCGCGGACCTGGTCGTCGTCTCGGCGGGCGTGCGCGCGGAGACGAGCCTCGCCGACGAGGCGGGGCTCGACGTCGACCGCGGCATCCTCGTGGACGACGCGCTGCGCACCAGCGATCCCAGGGTGCACGCCATCGGCGACTGCGCCCAGCACGTCGGCACGGTGTCCGGCCTGGTGCAGCCCGCGTGGGAGCAGGCCGCGGTGCTCGCCGACCGGCTCACCGGCGTCGCGCCCGCCGCCCGCTACGCCGGCACCACCGTCGTGACCAGGCTCAAGGCGCGCGACGTCGACCTCGCCGCGCTCGGCGACGTGCACGTGGACGTCGACTCGGCCGACGACGAGGTGCTGTGCTTCCAGGACCCGGCGCGCGGCCGGTACGCCAAGCTCGTGCTGCGCGACGACCGGGTCACCGGCGCGATCGTGCTCGGCGCGCCGGACGCGGCGGCGGCCATCACCCAGCTGTACGACCGCGGCCTGCCCGCGCCGACCGACCGGCTCGCGCTGCTGCTGGGCCGCGCGCTGCCCGCCGAGAACGTGGCCAGCCCGGCCGACCTGCCCGCGGCCGCGGTGGTGTGCCGGTGCAACACGGTCAGCAAGGGCCAGCTCGTCGGCGCCTGGCGGGCGGGTGCGACGACGCTGTCCTCGATCGCCGAGGTCACGCGCGCCGGCACGGGCTGCGGCGGCTGCAAGGACGCGGTGTGCGGCATCGTCGACTGGCTCGCCGCCTCACAGCCGCAATCCGCTTGA
- a CDS encoding alpha/beta fold hydrolase gives MTETLEARRTAITHVPLSAAPLPPLDTTIEPWPGDYVEVGGHRVHVRRTPGPAAEKAVYVHGLGGSSTNWTDLAAQLRERVEGHALDLPGFGRSEPIDGYDFRMATHARLVAEYVESLGGGPVHLFGNSMGGAITLMVASTRPDLVRTLTLVSPAVPDLRLSLRRVSDRRLPLAFLPVVGARVREQLALVTPRERTHQMLRLCFADPGTVPAHRIEQSEQEYTERSAQAWAGNALSASTIDLIRSWLVPRKKSMWLLPPKISAPTLVVWGTEDRLVSVRKAPRVARLIPRGRLLALPRTGHVAQMERPVSVARAVVGMWEAVERHEW, from the coding sequence GTGACCGAGACGCTGGAGGCGCGCCGAACCGCCATCACGCACGTGCCCCTGTCCGCCGCGCCGCTACCTCCGCTGGACACAACGATCGAGCCGTGGCCTGGTGACTACGTCGAGGTCGGCGGGCACCGGGTGCACGTCCGCCGCACCCCCGGGCCGGCCGCCGAGAAGGCCGTCTACGTGCACGGGCTGGGCGGCTCGTCGACCAACTGGACCGACCTGGCCGCCCAACTGCGCGAGCGCGTCGAGGGCCACGCGCTGGACCTGCCCGGGTTCGGCCGCTCCGAGCCGATCGACGGCTACGACTTCCGGATGGCCACGCACGCGCGCCTGGTCGCCGAGTACGTCGAGTCGCTCGGCGGGGGTCCCGTGCACCTGTTCGGCAACTCCATGGGCGGCGCGATCACGTTGATGGTCGCCTCCACCCGGCCCGACCTGGTGCGCACGCTGACCCTCGTCTCACCCGCCGTGCCGGACCTGCGGCTGAGCCTGCGCCGCGTGTCGGACCGGCGGCTGCCGCTGGCGTTCCTGCCGGTCGTCGGCGCGCGGGTGCGCGAGCAGTTGGCGCTGGTCACGCCGCGTGAGCGGACCCACCAGATGCTGCGGCTGTGCTTCGCCGACCCGGGCACGGTGCCGGCGCACCGCATCGAGCAGAGCGAGCAGGAGTACACCGAGCGGTCCGCGCAGGCGTGGGCGGGCAACGCGCTCAGCGCCAGCACCATCGACCTGATCCGGTCGTGGCTGGTGCCGCGGAAGAAGTCGATGTGGCTGCTGCCGCCGAAGATCAGCGCGCCCACGCTGGTCGTGTGGGGCACGGAGGACCGGCTGGTCAGCGTGCGCAAGGCGCCGCGGGTGGCCCGGCTGATCCCGCGCGGCCGGCTGCTCGCGCTGCCGCGCACCGGGCACGTGGCGCAGATGGAACGGCCGGTGTCCGTGGCCCGTGCCGTGGTGGGCATGTGGGAGGCGGTCGAGCGACACGAGTGGTGA
- a CDS encoding molybdopterin oxidoreductase family protein, whose product MTASASIDTSVDTHCPYCALQCAMSIDNGKVSPREFPTNRGGLCQKGWTSAELLTSPSRLTTPLVRRDGELRPATWDEALDLVAATLRDLRDAHGPDSVGVFGGGGLTNEKSYLLGKFARVALGTSQIDYNGRFCMSSAAAAGLEAFGLDRGMPFPVTDLDRADAILLVGGNPAETMPPFVQHLKNAELIVIDPRRTPTAELATVHLQPAPGTDLALALGLLHTAVADGYLDRQYLDERTTGFDDAWRIAATWWPERVERVTGVPVADQRAAVRILAEAHNAYVLTGRGTEQHASGADTVSAWINLALALGLPGRKYSGYGCLTGQGNGQGGREHGQKADQLPGYRRIDDPAARAHIMDVWGVDDLPGPGRSAYELLDALGQPNGPKALLVFGSNMIVSAPRSQHVADRLGALDLLVVADLVLSETAAVADVVLPVTQWAEESGTMTNLEGRVLLRQRAVAPPEGVRSDLDVLQGLATRLGQPAERFPSEPEAVFEELRVASKGGVADYSGVTYERLRRGEALHWPVVEGGTPRTFLDRFAHPDGRARFVPVEHRGPVESPDADFPLQATTGRVLQHYQSGAQTRLVPELHRAEPEAYVEVHPDTAARAGLVHGGMAAVVSRRGRTLARVRCVPSMRIDVVFLPFHYAGDGRANLLTNPALDPTSRMPEFKVCAVRLESV is encoded by the coding sequence GTGACCGCCTCCGCGAGCATCGACACGAGCGTCGACACGCACTGCCCGTACTGCGCGTTGCAGTGCGCGATGTCCATCGACAACGGCAAGGTGTCGCCGCGCGAGTTCCCGACCAACCGCGGCGGGCTGTGCCAGAAGGGCTGGACGTCGGCCGAGCTGCTCACCTCGCCGTCCCGCCTGACCACGCCGCTGGTCCGCCGCGACGGTGAGCTGCGGCCGGCCACCTGGGACGAGGCGCTCGACCTGGTCGCGGCCACGCTGCGGGACCTCCGCGACGCCCACGGCCCCGACTCGGTCGGCGTGTTCGGCGGCGGCGGGCTGACCAACGAGAAGTCGTACCTGCTGGGCAAGTTCGCCCGGGTCGCCCTGGGCACCTCCCAGATCGACTACAACGGCCGGTTCTGCATGTCCAGCGCCGCCGCCGCGGGCCTGGAGGCGTTCGGGCTGGACCGGGGCATGCCGTTCCCGGTGACCGACCTCGACCGCGCGGACGCGATCCTGCTGGTCGGCGGCAACCCGGCGGAGACCATGCCGCCGTTCGTGCAGCACCTCAAGAACGCCGAGTTGATCGTCATCGACCCCCGGCGCACGCCGACCGCCGAACTGGCCACCGTGCACCTCCAGCCGGCTCCCGGCACGGACCTCGCGCTCGCGCTCGGCCTCCTGCACACCGCGGTCGCCGACGGCTACCTCGACCGGCAGTACCTGGACGAGCGCACGACCGGCTTCGACGACGCCTGGCGCATCGCCGCCACGTGGTGGCCGGAACGGGTCGAGCGGGTCACCGGCGTGCCGGTCGCCGACCAGCGGGCGGCGGTCCGCATCCTGGCCGAGGCGCACAACGCCTACGTCCTCACCGGCCGCGGCACCGAGCAGCACGCCAGCGGCGCGGACACCGTGTCGGCGTGGATCAACCTGGCGCTGGCGCTGGGCCTGCCCGGCCGCAAGTACTCCGGCTACGGCTGCCTCACCGGCCAGGGCAACGGCCAGGGCGGGCGCGAGCACGGCCAGAAGGCCGACCAGCTCCCCGGCTACCGCAGGATCGACGACCCGGCGGCCCGCGCGCACATCATGGACGTCTGGGGCGTGGACGACCTGCCCGGACCCGGCCGTTCCGCCTACGAGCTCCTCGACGCCCTCGGTCAGCCGAACGGCCCGAAGGCGCTGCTGGTGTTCGGCAGCAACATGATCGTCTCCGCGCCCCGCTCGCAGCACGTCGCCGACCGGCTGGGGGCGCTGGACCTGCTGGTCGTGGCCGACCTGGTGCTGTCGGAGACGGCCGCGGTCGCCGACGTCGTGCTGCCGGTCACGCAGTGGGCCGAGGAGAGCGGCACGATGACCAACCTCGAAGGCCGCGTCCTGCTCCGCCAACGAGCCGTGGCCCCGCCCGAGGGCGTGCGCAGCGACTTGGACGTGCTGCAAGGGCTGGCCACCCGGCTGGGCCAACCGGCCGAGCGCTTTCCAAGTGAACCCGAAGCGGTGTTCGAAGAACTCCGAGTCGCTTCCAAGGGCGGTGTCGCAGATTACTCGGGAGTGACCTACGAGCGCCTGCGTCGAGGGGAAGCCTTGCACTGGCCCGTCGTGGAGGGCGGCACGCCCCGCACGTTCCTCGACCGCTTCGCCCACCCCGACGGGCGGGCGAGGTTCGTGCCGGTCGAGCACCGCGGGCCGGTCGAGTCGCCCGACGCCGACTTCCCGCTGCAGGCCACCACCGGGCGCGTGCTCCAGCACTACCAGTCCGGCGCGCAGACCCGGCTGGTGCCCGAGCTGCACCGGGCCGAACCCGAGGCGTACGTGGAGGTCCACCCCGACACCGCGGCCCGCGCCGGCCTGGTCCACGGCGGGATGGCGGCCGTCGTCTCGCGGCGCGGCCGGACCCTGGCGCGGGTGCGCTGCGTGCCGTCCATGCGGATCGACGTGGTGTTCCTGCCCTTCCACTACGCGGGCGACGGTCGGGCCAACCTGCTGACCAACCCGGCGCTGGACCCGACCAGCCGGATGCCCGAGTTCAAGGTGTGCGCGGTCCGATTGGAGTCGGTATGA
- a CDS encoding MFS transporter: MSTVVETKSVAPQAKRGGRWIEHWEPEDPSFWEATGKRIARKNLFFSILAENLGFTVWSLMSIVVVSLGSVGFSFSVGQTFWLLIVPNLVGAVLRIPYTFAVPRFGGRAWTTISAGLLLIPTTMLAVAVSNPGTPYWFFLLTSAAMGFGGGNFSSSMANISFFYPEGKKGLALGLNAAGGNLGVAMVQLVVPIVISLGTGINLAYAALFWMPFIIVSSVCSWFLMDSLAQAKPDGSSYKKAMSNKHTWVMSFLYIGTFGSFIGFSFAFPSLIKLSFVDYKSFVGLAFLGALIGSVSRPFGGWLADRFGGARISMAVFLGLAVGTVSLLVSIEVRSFALFFGSFIALFVLAGVGNGSTYRMIPAIFAAQTDDLRSAKRQAAAVVGIAGAVGAFGGVLVNLVFKFSLEGSKTLAPALTAFLVFYGLCMATTWWFYMRRRVFARVPSLAYAGV, from the coding sequence ATGAGCACGGTTGTGGAGACCAAGAGCGTTGCGCCTCAGGCGAAGCGCGGTGGTCGGTGGATCGAGCACTGGGAGCCGGAAGACCCGTCGTTCTGGGAGGCGACCGGCAAGAGGATCGCCCGCAAGAACCTGTTCTTCTCCATCCTGGCGGAGAACCTGGGCTTCACCGTGTGGAGCCTGATGAGCATCGTCGTCGTGAGCCTGGGGTCGGTGGGCTTCAGCTTCAGCGTCGGCCAGACGTTCTGGCTGCTGATCGTGCCCAACCTGGTCGGCGCGGTGCTGCGCATCCCCTACACGTTCGCGGTGCCCAGGTTCGGCGGGCGGGCGTGGACCACGATCAGCGCCGGCCTGCTGCTGATCCCCACCACGATGCTGGCGGTCGCGGTGTCGAACCCGGGCACCCCGTACTGGTTCTTCCTGCTCACGTCCGCCGCGATGGGCTTCGGGGGTGGCAACTTCTCGTCCTCCATGGCCAACATCTCGTTCTTCTACCCCGAGGGGAAGAAGGGCCTGGCGCTCGGTCTCAACGCCGCCGGCGGCAACCTCGGCGTGGCCATGGTGCAGCTCGTCGTGCCGATCGTCATCTCCCTGGGCACGGGCATCAACCTGGCCTACGCGGCGCTGTTCTGGATGCCGTTCATCATCGTCTCGTCGGTGTGCTCGTGGTTCCTCATGGACAGCCTCGCCCAGGCCAAGCCGGACGGCTCGTCGTACAAGAAGGCGATGTCGAACAAGCACACGTGGGTGATGTCGTTCCTCTACATCGGCACGTTCGGCTCGTTCATCGGCTTCTCGTTCGCGTTCCCGTCGCTGATCAAGCTCAGCTTCGTGGACTACAAGAGCTTCGTCGGGCTGGCCTTCCTCGGCGCCCTCATCGGCTCGGTGAGCAGGCCGTTCGGCGGGTGGCTCGCCGACCGGTTCGGCGGCGCGCGGATCTCCATGGCCGTGTTCCTCGGCCTGGCCGTCGGCACGGTCAGCCTGCTGGTCAGCATCGAGGTCCGCAGCTTCGCGCTGTTCTTCGGCTCGTTCATCGCGCTGTTCGTGCTGGCCGGCGTCGGCAACGGCTCGACCTACCGGATGATCCCGGCCATCTTCGCCGCGCAGACCGACGACCTCCGGTCGGCCAAGCGGCAGGCCGCGGCCGTGGTCGGCATCGCGGGCGCGGTCGGCGCGTTCGGCGGCGTGCTGGTGAACCTGGTGTTCAAGTTCTCGCTCGAGGGCAGCAAGACCCTGGCGCCCGCGCTCACCGCGTTCCTGGTCTTCTACGGCCTGTGCATGGCCACCACGTGGTGGTTCTACATGCGGCGGCGCGTGTTCGCGCGCGTGCCGAGCCTCGCCTACGCCGGCGTGTGA